One Natrinema marinum genomic window carries:
- a CDS encoding 30S ribosomal protein S12, giving the protein MANGKYAARKLKKDRQNQRWSDSDYARRARGLREKSDPLEGAPQARGIVLEKVGIEAKQPNSAIRKCVRVQLIKNGKQVTAFCPGDGAISFIDEHDEVTIAGIGGAKGRAMGDLSGVNYKVDKVNGVALKELVRGNAEKPVR; this is encoded by the coding sequence ATGGCAAACGGCAAATACGCCGCGCGCAAGCTCAAGAAGGACCGCCAGAACCAGCGGTGGTCCGACTCGGACTACGCGCGCCGCGCCCGCGGACTTCGCGAGAAGTCCGACCCGCTCGAGGGCGCACCGCAGGCTCGCGGTATCGTACTCGAAAAGGTCGGCATCGAGGCGAAACAGCCCAACTCGGCGATCCGAAAGTGCGTTCGCGTCCAACTGATCAAGAACGGCAAACAGGTCACCGCGTTCTGTCCCGGTGACGGCGCGATCAGCTTCATCGACGAGCACGACGAAGTCACCATCGCCGGGATCGGTGGGGCGAAGGGTCGCGCGATGGGCGACCTCTCCGGCGTCAACTACAAAGTCGACAAGGTCAACGGCGTCGCGCTGAAAGAACTCGTCCGCGGGAACGCGGAGAAACCGGTGCGATAA
- a CDS encoding NusA-like transcription termination signal-binding factor — protein sequence MGVTLDDDARQYLAAFEDVTGVDGRDCLVTEGGDQLLIVVASGGMGEAIGPGGRTVQRFEERVDAQVRLVEGADDPEEFVANVLAPAAVYNVTISENNDTVAYVEVADDDRGVAIGTNGRTIDAARTLAGRHCGIDDVQLI from the coding sequence ATGGGCGTCACCCTCGACGACGATGCCCGGCAGTACCTCGCCGCCTTCGAGGATGTGACGGGCGTCGACGGTCGGGACTGCCTCGTCACCGAGGGCGGCGATCAGTTGCTGATCGTCGTCGCGAGCGGCGGCATGGGCGAGGCGATCGGCCCCGGCGGCCGGACCGTCCAGCGGTTCGAAGAGCGCGTCGACGCACAGGTCCGCCTCGTCGAAGGGGCCGATGATCCCGAGGAATTCGTCGCAAACGTGCTCGCGCCGGCGGCCGTCTACAACGTCACTATCAGCGAGAACAACGACACCGTCGCCTACGTCGAGGTCGCCGACGACGACCGCGGCGTCGCAATCGGTACGAACGGTCGGACGATCGACGCCGCTCGTACCCTCGCGGGTCGGCACTGCGGGATCGACGACGTGCAGTTGATCTGA